A DNA window from Ictalurus furcatus strain D&B chromosome 22, Billie_1.0, whole genome shotgun sequence contains the following coding sequences:
- the LOC128599099 gene encoding vesicle-associated membrane protein 3-like isoform X1: protein MLFIDQMLHACDDVRLVCVYSAFSPSMCPVCVQEKGKGQLQQLQEDADQVVVIMQQNFNKVGEREEKLEELDKRADALLKSGKQFRKSTRKVRRKTETENARLRCKNWRVIAGIVVLIIIITIIIIAVLWPR from the exons ATGCTGTTTATCGATCAAATGTTACACGCGTGTGATGATGTCAGACTTGTTTGTGTATACTCAGCATTTTCCCCCAGCATGTGCCCTGTTTGTGTTCAGGAGAAGGGAAAAGGCCAGCTGCAACAGCTTCAGGAGGATGCGGACCAGGTTGTGGTCATCATGCAGCAGAACTTCAACAAGGTCGGAGAGCGTGAGGAAAAGCTAGAGGAACTGGACAAGAGAGCTGACGCGCTGTTAAAGAGT GGCAAACAGTTTCGAAAGTCGACAAGGAAAGTGAGACGGAAGACGGAAACCGAGAACGCAAGACTGCGATGTAAGAACTGGAGGGTGATCGCTGGAATAGTTGTTCTGATCATCATtatcaccattatcatcattGCAGTATTGTGGCCGCGGTAA
- the LOC128599099 gene encoding vesicle-associated membrane protein 3-like isoform X2, which translates to MEKGKGQLQQLQEDADQVVVIMQQNFNKVGEREEKLEELDKRADALLKSGKQFRKSTRKVRRKTETENARLRCKNWRVIAGIVVLIIIITIIIIAVLWPR; encoded by the exons ATG GAGAAGGGAAAAGGCCAGCTGCAACAGCTTCAGGAGGATGCGGACCAGGTTGTGGTCATCATGCAGCAGAACTTCAACAAGGTCGGAGAGCGTGAGGAAAAGCTAGAGGAACTGGACAAGAGAGCTGACGCGCTGTTAAAGAGT GGCAAACAGTTTCGAAAGTCGACAAGGAAAGTGAGACGGAAGACGGAAACCGAGAACGCAAGACTGCGATGTAAGAACTGGAGGGTGATCGCTGGAATAGTTGTTCTGATCATCATtatcaccattatcatcattGCAGTATTGTGGCCGCGGTAA
- the LOC128599102 gene encoding uncharacterized protein LOC128599102 yields MEERQSLLQNLHQDLEDVVVIMQENVRKARERGENLEELDHRADELLKCSRRFGRTTSNLNGNQHQRNVTLKVICCVFFSIIVTAVLIVVIIATHNHWI; encoded by the exons ATG gaGGAACGACAGAGCCTGCTGCAGAATCTTCATCAAGATTTGGAGGATGTCGTGGTCATCATGCAGGAGAACGTGAGGAAGGCCAGAGAGCGCGGCGAAAACCTAGAAGAGCTGGACCACAGAGCCGACGAGCTGCTCAAGTGT AGTAGGAGATTCGGCAGGACCACATCGAATCTGAACGGAAATCAGCATCAGAGGAACGTGACTTTGAAAGTGATTTGTTGCGTATTTTTTTCCATCATCGTCACCGCCGTCctcatcgtcgtcatcatcgcGACCCATAATCACTGGATCTGA